From Nocardioides faecalis:
GTGCGCACGTGCACGACGTGCACCTGGACGCCGAGCCGTGCGGCCCGCTCGGCGTGGGCGCCGGGCGGGCCGACGAGGTGGCTGTCGTGCCCCCGGGCCGCGAGCTCGGCCGCCACCTCCACCGCGTGGTCGACCGGGCCGCCACGGTCCTGGGTGATGAGCTGGACGACGCGCATCTCAGGCGCCTTTCCGAGAGGGAGTGAGGGGATCGAGGGCGATGCCGAAGGCAGCGAGGAGCCACACGGGCAGGTAGTACTGCTCGGTGAGGAAGCAGGCGGCGACCAGCACGCCGCAGAACGCGACGAGGCACGCCGTACCACCGCCCGCGGTGACGCACTCCCTGCGGGCGCGCCACGCTCCGCGAGCGGACGAGACGATCACCGCGCCGAAGGCGCCGAGGCCGAGCAGCCCGAGCTCGCTGGCGACGTCGAGGTACATCTGGTGCGCCACGTCCAGGTGCCGGGTGTCGGTGACGTGGGCCGGGGTGAAGGCGGCGCCCTGGTCGGCGAAGCCGCCCGGGCCCTGGCCGAGCAGCGGGCTGTGCGCCGTCATCGCGGCGGCCATCTGCCAGCTCACGAAGCGGGAGTCGACGTTCGCCGCCGCCACGTGCTGCTTCTCCGCCAGGCTGCGCTCGATGACGTCGGCGGCGCTGACCCAGGTCACCACGACCGCGGCGAGCACCACCGCGGCGCCGACGAGCACCGCCCGGGCACGCACGACGCCGAGCACCAGCGCCAGGGCACCCATGGCGGCCAGGCCGAGGAGGGCACCACGGGAGAAGGTGGCCAGGACGGCGAGCACCAGCACCACCGCGCACAGCCAGAACAACCGGTCCCGCGCCCTGCCGCCGCAGCCCAGCCAGAGCGCCAGCGGCACAGCCGTCATCAAGAAGAACGCGAAGTCGTTGGCGTCCGACAGCGGCCCGGCCGCCCGGCCGCCCTGCAGCAGGAAGCCGACCAGCCCGACCGCCCCGGCCGCGGTGCACGACAGGGTGAACACGGCCGCCATGCGGCGCACGGCCGCCTCGGTGGCGTGCGGCCCCTCGGCGCGGGTGGCGCGCAGCGTGTCGGACAGGACCGCCAGCACCGCCAGGTAGGAGGCGTAGCGGATCGCCACCTCCAGGCCCGAGTCGTTGCGGCCGGCGTGCAGGACGGTGGAGGCGAGCACCACCAGGCCCAGTGCCGCGGCCGCCGCGATCCCCGGGTGCCGCAGGTTCACCGGCCGCGCGTCGAGCACCAGGCGCAGCAGCCAGGCCACGAAGAGCAGCACCCCGGCGACCTTGACCGCCGCCGGGTGCAGCACGCCGACCAGGTCGCCGAACGGCTCGATGGCGACGTAGGCCAGTGCCGCGCGCTCGATGTGCGCCAGCATCGTCACGACGCCGAGCACGGCGACCAGGGCGAGCACGGCGACGAGCGGTGCCAGCACGACCACGGTGCCGATGCCCACGGCCAGTGCGGCGACCAGGACCAGCACCCCGGCGGCAGCCACCTGCCGGGGCAGCGGACGATCGCTGCCGAGGGCCGGCCGCTTCGGCGGGCTGTCGACGGAGCCGTCGACCGGGCTGTCGATCGGGCTGTCGACCGAGCCGTCGACAGGGCTGTCGGCGCGGCCGGTCACCACGGTCGGGCTCACCACGTCGGCTCCCGCAGCGCGCGGCGGCGCTCGATGGGCCGCATCCAGGTGAACGCGCCGTCCAGCTGGCGTCGTACGTCGTCGGCGCGGTCGAAGGCGAACGCGCGGCGCAGCGAGGCGGGGTGCTGGTCGGCCCGGTTGCGGCCGCGCTCGGTGGTGATCGCGAGGTCGTACCCCGCGGCCTCGACGGCGCTGCGCAGGGCGGGGTTCCAGCCCCCCATGGGGTAGGCGAACGACCGCACCGGACGGGCGAGCAGGTCCTCCAGGTCGGCGCGGGAACGCACCAGCTCCTCCCGCACCTCATCGTCGCCCAGGCCGGGCAGCCAACGGTGGGTCACGGTGTGCGAGCCGATGTCGAGGCCCTCGGCAGCCGCGGCGCACAGCTCCGGCGCGGTGAGCAGCCGGACGAGGTCGTCGCCGCGGCGGTGCCCCTCGTCCCAGGGGAACCGCGCCCCGGGACGCAGGTACCCGCTGACCGCGAACAGGGTCGCCGGCAGGCCACGCTGCCGCAGCAGCGGCCACGCCTGCTCGACCACGCTGGCATAGCCGTCGTCGAAGGTCAGCGCGACCGCCCGCTCGGGCAGCTCGCCAGCGACCAGCATCCGGTGCGCCTCGTCCAGCGGCAGCACGATGGCGCCCCACTCCTCGAGGACGTCGAGGTGTCGT
This genomic window contains:
- a CDS encoding O-antigen ligase family protein encodes the protein MSPTVVTGRADSPVDGSVDSPIDSPVDGSVDSPPKRPALGSDRPLPRQVAAAGVLVLVAALAVGIGTVVVLAPLVAVLALVAVLGVVTMLAHIERAALAYVAIEPFGDLVGVLHPAAVKVAGVLLFVAWLLRLVLDARPVNLRHPGIAAAAALGLVVLASTVLHAGRNDSGLEVAIRYASYLAVLAVLSDTLRATRAEGPHATEAAVRRMAAVFTLSCTAAGAVGLVGFLLQGGRAAGPLSDANDFAFFLMTAVPLALWLGCGGRARDRLFWLCAVVLVLAVLATFSRGALLGLAAMGALALVLGVVRARAVLVGAAVVLAAVVVTWVSAADVIERSLAEKQHVAAANVDSRFVSWQMAAAMTAHSPLLGQGPGGFADQGAAFTPAHVTDTRHLDVAHQMYLDVASELGLLGLGAFGAVIVSSARGAWRARRECVTAGGGTACLVAFCGVLVAACFLTEQYYLPVWLLAAFGIALDPLTPSRKGA
- a CDS encoding polysaccharide deacetylase family protein, which gives rise to MRSQVRFAGMVADPVVRVARPLGRRRGAALTLVGWHRIGDATDGLTTTLPDFQRHLDVLEEWGAIVLPLDEAHRMLVAGELPERAVALTFDDGYASVVEQAWPLLRQRGLPATLFAVSGYLRPGARFPWDEGHRRGDDLVRLLTAPELCAAAAEGLDIGSHTVTHRWLPGLGDDEVREELVRSRADLEDLLARPVRSFAYPMGGWNPALRSAVEAAGYDLAITTERGRNRADQHPASLRRAFAFDRADDVRRQLDGAFTWMRPIERRRALREPTW